From a region of the Effusibacillus pohliae DSM 22757 genome:
- the secD gene encoding protein translocase subunit SecD, translated as MKWSKLITLLIVLALFAGLAGMTTKRLWDGIPLGLDLQGGFDVLYEVLPADNQPVTREGVLATQRALENRVNALGVREPNITIEGTNRIRVQLAGVENQEEAKRILGEPAKLEFRAPDDKTVLLTGADLKPNARYQQDPNTGRPEVAVEFADPKKLQDVTTKYLGQQMGIWLNGRMLSKPFIQAVISDGKAVINGMASPKEANELATLLNAGALPYPIKELSSMSVGATLGQAALQKTLYAAGIAFILIFVFMLVVYRLPGLIANIALLMYMYLLVAVFRGMDIVLTLPGLAALVLGVGMAVDVNIIAYERMKDEFRAGKTLLSAVIMGQKRSLPTIIDANTTSLIAGAIMLWFGSGQVRGFAIAHIISILASFLTAVLLSRWMLLLLVRSNLVKNPWWFGAPKEGKAQ; from the coding sequence ATGAAGTGGAGTAAACTGATTACGCTCCTGATCGTGCTGGCACTGTTTGCCGGATTGGCGGGAATGACCACCAAGCGGTTGTGGGACGGCATCCCGCTGGGACTCGATCTGCAGGGCGGATTTGACGTGTTATACGAGGTGCTGCCCGCGGACAACCAACCGGTTACGCGGGAAGGCGTGCTGGCTACGCAACGGGCCCTGGAAAATCGGGTGAACGCGCTCGGTGTACGGGAGCCGAACATCACGATCGAAGGGACCAACCGGATCCGCGTCCAGTTGGCCGGGGTCGAGAACCAGGAGGAAGCGAAGCGGATTCTCGGCGAGCCGGCGAAACTGGAATTTCGTGCGCCGGACGACAAGACCGTACTGCTGACAGGGGCCGATTTGAAACCGAATGCGCGTTATCAGCAGGACCCGAACACGGGGCGGCCGGAAGTGGCGGTCGAGTTTGCAGATCCGAAAAAATTGCAGGATGTGACGACCAAGTACCTCGGTCAACAGATGGGAATCTGGTTGAATGGCCGAATGCTTTCGAAACCTTTTATCCAGGCTGTCATTTCGGACGGAAAAGCGGTCATTAACGGAATGGCCAGCCCGAAAGAAGCCAACGAACTGGCGACGCTACTGAACGCCGGAGCACTGCCCTACCCGATCAAGGAACTGTCGTCGATGTCCGTCGGGGCGACGCTGGGACAGGCGGCGTTGCAGAAAACGCTGTACGCGGCGGGCATCGCGTTCATTCTGATTTTTGTGTTCATGCTCGTCGTCTATCGTTTGCCCGGACTGATCGCCAACATCGCGCTCCTGATGTACATGTATCTGCTGGTCGCGGTGTTCCGGGGAATGGACATCGTGCTCACGCTGCCGGGACTTGCGGCGCTGGTGCTCGGCGTCGGGATGGCGGTTGACGTGAACATCATCGCGTACGAACGGATGAAAGACGAATTCCGCGCCGGCAAGACGCTGCTGTCGGCCGTGATCATGGGGCAGAAACGGTCGCTGCCGACGATCATCGACGCCAACACTACCTCGCTGATCGCGGGTGCCATCATGTTGTGGTTCGGCTCCGGTCAGGTTCGCGGCTTTGCGATCGCCCACATCATTTCCATACTGGCGTCATTTCTGACGGCGGTGCTCCTGTCCCGCTGGATGCTGTTGCTGCTCGTGCGGTCGAATCTGGTGAAAAATCCGTGGTGGTTTGGAGCCCCCAAGGAGGGCAAGGCGCAATGA
- a CDS encoding post-transcriptional regulator: MDDKELSAMIEQLCHSKAEEFRLLGYHVEGADIWKCVSSQYKKEMPPLHKIVNDILSLKANKYMNWAMLEAYKGVN; this comes from the coding sequence TTGGACGACAAGGAATTGTCTGCCATGATCGAGCAGTTGTGCCATTCGAAAGCGGAGGAGTTTCGGCTGTTGGGCTATCACGTGGAGGGAGCGGACATCTGGAAGTGCGTTTCCAGCCAATACAAAAAGGAAATGCCTCCCCTTCACAAGATCGTCAACGACATTTTGTCATTGAAAGCGAACAAATACATGAATTGGGCGATGCTGGAAGCGTACAAAGGGGTAAATTGA
- the recJ gene encoding single-stranded-DNA-specific exonuclease RecJ → MKQTKRWLLAEADAQLAGRLAEQLGLPPVIARLLVRRGIVDADAARRFLNPDRSGFYDPFLMKDMEKAVARIRQAIASGERIMVYGDYDADGATSTSLMYLALKQLGAQVEFYIPDRFAEGYGLNGPALVQAKDRGFRLVVTVDNGIAAVEEARIANQLGLDLIVTDHHTPPDVLPDAYAILNPKQPGCRYPDKMLAGVGVAFKVAQALLGKLPEEFLDLAAVGTIADLAPLVDENRLFACCGLERINQSPRLGLQALIEVSGLQGKVITAGHVGFALGPRINAAGRLDSATYAVELLTTEDEARAWELARFLNERNQERQDLSTQMFEEAVHEVEAHPEWLNDRVLVIAKEGWNAGVIGIVASRLVERYYRPTLMISLSDGMGKGSARSIDGFHLYDAMNGCRELFEHFGGHKMAAGFSIEADKIGELRTRMNQIAQEILAPEDLIPKIDIDAEVDLLSLDFEFVEMVERLAPFGFGNPSPRFQLNGLDLELCRSVGQTGEHLQLQVAKGSAKLAGIAFRRGEEADLINQWQRLDLVGELAINEWNGRRSLQLILDDWRPNAIQVFDCRQVQDKPRWLGEQAGQKDLVVICFHPESVAEVTRALEPYPWQEPHTHRVYTADAEGYLSEVWSTLWSVGGASVARDEAIAAWQQAAVACEKGAEPANAGQEEPDFLSGDVVLYDLPLSLQQYQTVLQKMAGACRLHLLHGAADKRWMEQQQSFLLPDRKFFAGIYKLLLETGSATDEQIRQRLKPVYHEAANLVLAVFVELGFAVRRGNTYHVNKGSIKRSLEESDLYRERLARIDACRRVIAALIDSSGEQAVAQVLRWVTAKSEGVRGI, encoded by the coding sequence ATGAAACAGACGAAACGGTGGCTGCTCGCCGAGGCGGACGCACAACTGGCCGGCAGGCTGGCAGAACAGCTTGGCCTGCCGCCGGTGATCGCCAGGCTGTTGGTCCGCCGCGGAATTGTGGATGCCGATGCCGCAAGGCGGTTTCTCAATCCGGACCGGTCCGGATTTTACGACCCGTTTTTGATGAAGGACATGGAAAAAGCGGTGGCACGAATCCGACAAGCGATCGCCAGCGGCGAGCGGATCATGGTATACGGAGACTACGATGCGGACGGAGCGACGTCGACCAGCCTGATGTACCTGGCGCTGAAACAACTGGGAGCCCAAGTCGAATTTTACATACCGGATCGGTTTGCAGAGGGGTACGGTCTGAACGGTCCCGCTCTGGTGCAGGCAAAAGACCGGGGCTTTCGACTGGTGGTGACGGTGGATAACGGAATTGCGGCGGTCGAGGAAGCCCGTATCGCGAATCAGTTGGGGCTCGACCTGATCGTCACCGACCATCACACTCCGCCGGATGTGCTGCCGGACGCCTATGCGATTTTGAATCCGAAGCAGCCGGGCTGCCGCTATCCCGACAAAATGCTGGCCGGTGTGGGCGTCGCGTTCAAAGTGGCGCAGGCGCTGTTGGGCAAACTGCCGGAAGAGTTTCTTGATCTGGCAGCCGTCGGGACGATCGCCGACCTGGCGCCGCTGGTCGATGAAAACCGCCTGTTTGCCTGCTGCGGGCTGGAACGGATCAATCAAAGTCCCCGCCTCGGCCTGCAGGCGCTGATCGAGGTAAGCGGCTTACAGGGAAAAGTGATTACGGCGGGTCACGTCGGGTTTGCACTTGGCCCGCGGATCAACGCAGCGGGTCGGTTGGATTCGGCCACCTATGCGGTCGAGCTGCTGACAACGGAAGATGAGGCGCGCGCTTGGGAACTCGCCCGTTTTTTGAATGAACGCAACCAGGAGCGGCAGGATCTGAGTACGCAGATGTTCGAAGAAGCGGTGCACGAGGTGGAGGCCCATCCCGAATGGCTGAACGACCGCGTGCTCGTGATCGCCAAGGAAGGGTGGAACGCGGGCGTGATCGGGATCGTCGCGTCCCGCCTTGTCGAACGCTATTACCGCCCGACGTTGATGATTTCGCTGAGCGATGGAATGGGCAAAGGGTCCGCCCGCAGCATCGACGGGTTTCATTTGTACGATGCGATGAACGGCTGCCGGGAACTGTTCGAGCATTTTGGCGGACACAAGATGGCGGCCGGATTTTCGATTGAAGCGGACAAAATCGGGGAACTGCGCACCCGTATGAATCAAATTGCGCAGGAAATATTGGCGCCGGAGGATCTGATTCCGAAAATTGACATCGACGCGGAAGTGGACTTGCTTTCGCTCGATTTCGAGTTTGTTGAAATGGTGGAGCGGCTCGCGCCGTTCGGTTTTGGCAATCCCAGCCCTCGCTTTCAACTGAACGGATTGGATCTGGAACTCTGCCGTTCGGTCGGGCAAACGGGAGAACATCTGCAGCTGCAGGTTGCAAAAGGGAGCGCGAAGCTGGCGGGCATCGCGTTTCGCCGCGGTGAGGAAGCCGATTTGATCAATCAATGGCAGCGGCTGGATCTGGTGGGCGAGCTTGCGATCAACGAGTGGAACGGGCGGCGAAGTCTGCAGTTGATTTTGGATGACTGGCGGCCGAACGCGATCCAGGTGTTTGACTGCCGGCAGGTGCAGGACAAGCCGCGCTGGTTGGGAGAACAGGCGGGGCAGAAAGACCTGGTGGTGATCTGTTTCCATCCGGAATCGGTGGCGGAGGTGACCCGCGCCCTGGAGCCGTACCCATGGCAGGAGCCGCACACGCACCGCGTGTATACGGCGGATGCGGAAGGATATTTGAGCGAGGTCTGGAGCACCCTCTGGTCCGTTGGGGGAGCGTCGGTTGCACGCGACGAAGCGATCGCCGCCTGGCAGCAGGCGGCGGTTGCATGTGAGAAGGGGGCCGAGCCGGCAAACGCCGGTCAGGAGGAACCCGATTTTCTCAGCGGAGATGTGGTGCTGTACGACTTGCCGCTTTCCTTGCAGCAGTACCAGACTGTATTGCAAAAAATGGCCGGAGCCTGCCGCCTGCACCTGCTGCACGGAGCGGCCGACAAACGGTGGATGGAGCAGCAGCAGTCGTTTTTGCTACCGGATCGGAAATTTTTTGCCGGCATTTACAAACTGCTGCTGGAAACAGGTTCCGCTACGGATGAGCAGATCCGGCAGCGGCTGAAACCGGTGTATCACGAGGCGGCCAATCTGGTGCTCGCGGTTTTTGTCGAACTGGGGTTTGCAGTTCGCCGCGGGAACACGTATCATGTGAATAAGGGGAGTATCAAACGATCTTTAGAAGAGTCAGACCTGTATCGCGAGCGGCTGGCGCGAATCGATGCCTGCAGGCGGGTGATTGCGGCGCTGATCGATTCGTCTGGCGAGCAAGCGGTGGCGCAGGTTCTGCGGTGGGTAACCGCCAAGTCGGAAGGAGTACGGGGCATATGA
- the secF gene encoding protein translocase subunit SecF has product MRRFDIVRKRKWFFLVSIVLAIAGMVAMLTMGLNLGTDFKAGTRVQVQLGPGFSSSEVVNLFDQMGLHGAHVTSAGNQGETAVIRLAQKITPEQEATIKQTLKSKYPNALDPEIVSVDPSVARELTQKAFWALLAASVGIIVYMAIRFEYRFAISGVISLLQVVLLVVSIFALLQLEIDLPFIAAVLTIVGYSIHDTIVIFDRIREKMKYAKVKTKSDLEDLVNQSLWETMNRSINTILTVIFAAGALWLLGGQAIRNFSLALLIGLVIGGMSSIFIASQLWVTWRARSLKEAAK; this is encoded by the coding sequence ATGAGACGATTTGATATTGTACGCAAGCGAAAATGGTTCTTTCTCGTCTCGATCGTGTTGGCTATTGCCGGCATGGTCGCGATGTTGACGATGGGGTTGAATCTCGGGACCGATTTTAAAGCGGGAACGCGCGTGCAGGTGCAACTGGGGCCCGGATTCTCCAGCTCTGAAGTGGTCAATCTGTTTGACCAGATGGGGCTGCACGGGGCACATGTGACGTCGGCGGGCAACCAGGGGGAGACGGCCGTCATCCGGCTGGCGCAAAAGATTACCCCAGAACAGGAAGCGACGATTAAACAGACACTGAAAAGCAAGTACCCGAACGCACTCGACCCGGAAATCGTGTCGGTCGACCCGAGCGTGGCGCGCGAATTGACGCAGAAAGCGTTCTGGGCGTTGCTGGCCGCTTCGGTCGGGATTATCGTCTATATGGCGATCCGGTTTGAATACCGGTTCGCGATTTCCGGTGTCATCTCGCTGCTGCAAGTGGTGCTGCTGGTGGTCTCGATCTTCGCGTTGCTGCAGCTGGAGATCGACCTGCCGTTTATTGCCGCGGTCCTGACGATCGTCGGATATAGCATTCATGATACGATCGTGATTTTTGACCGGATTCGCGAAAAGATGAAATATGCGAAAGTGAAAACCAAGAGCGACCTGGAAGATCTGGTCAACCAATCGCTGTGGGAGACGATGAACCGCTCGATCAACACCATTTTGACGGTGATTTTTGCGGCAGGCGCCTTGTGGCTCTTGGGCGGGCAGGCGATCCGCAACTTTTCGCTGGCGCTGTTGATCGGCCTGGTCATCGGCGGGATGTCGTCGATTTTCATCGCTTCGCAGCTGTGGGTGACTTGGCGGGCCCGCAGTTTGAAAGAGGCGGCGAAGTAA